Proteins from a genomic interval of Symmachiella macrocystis:
- a CDS encoding sulfotransferase family protein: MPATSAVPPATRLDPKTDQYGSYISQDAGIVIGCCSRSGSSLFRVMLDSHPKFAVGQGSRIFVETPDPQRLVNNFGVTREYVDELLATSQDQAHFIERFMRGLAQREDKPIWGDKAPPNIYYIPYIFEHFPNARFIHIIRDGRDVVCSLRTHPKFKYENGRTIELDTWKPIENCITSWVNYTRKGLAARGQAGYYEVHYEDLVQQPEQTMRKVVEFLGEEWDDRVLRYHELESTTRDFTAMPVSADAVEPISHKALARWQRDMTDEDKQIFKDKAGDLLIELGYATDNDW; the protein is encoded by the coding sequence ATGCCCGCCACCTCCGCCGTGCCGCCGGCCACCCGTTTGGATCCCAAAACCGACCAATACGGCAGCTATATCTCACAGGATGCCGGAATTGTGATTGGCTGTTGTTCCCGCAGTGGCTCGTCGCTGTTTCGCGTAATGCTCGACAGCCATCCGAAATTTGCCGTCGGCCAAGGTTCGCGAATTTTTGTAGAGACGCCTGATCCGCAGCGGCTGGTCAATAACTTTGGCGTCACGCGGGAGTACGTCGACGAATTGTTGGCGACCTCGCAGGATCAAGCGCACTTCATCGAACGGTTCATGCGCGGATTGGCGCAGCGAGAGGACAAACCGATTTGGGGTGATAAAGCGCCGCCGAACATTTATTACATCCCCTACATCTTCGAGCACTTCCCCAACGCGCGATTCATCCACATTATCCGCGACGGTCGCGACGTGGTTTGCTCCTTGCGGACGCACCCGAAATTCAAATACGAAAACGGCCGCACGATCGAACTCGACACCTGGAAACCGATCGAAAACTGCATTACTTCTTGGGTCAACTACACCCGCAAAGGCCTCGCTGCCCGCGGCCAAGCAGGTTACTACGAAGTGCACTACGAAGACCTAGTGCAACAGCCCGAACAAACCATGCGCAAGGTCGTGGAGTTCCTCGGCGAAGAATGGGACGACCGCGTATTGCGCTATCACGAGCTGGAAAGCACGACCCGCGATTTCACAGCCATGCCAGTCTCCGCCGACGCCGTCGAACCAATCTCCCACAAAGCCCTGGCCCGCTGGCAGCGCGACATGACCGACGAAGACAAACAAATTTTCAAAGACAAAGCAGGCGATTTGTTGATCGAACTGGGCTATGCGACGGATAACGATTGGTAG
- the kdsA gene encoding 3-deoxy-8-phosphooctulonate synthase encodes MPENPVTIGNYTCGGDNPLVFIAGPCVIESEESTLAIAVRLAEIAAELNIPLIFKASFDKANRTSLESFRGPGLEEGLAILSRIAATTGLPVTTDIHTAQQAEPAAEVCAILQIPAFLARQTDLVVAAAQATARHGGVVNIKKPQFVAPEDMLHAVKKCEAAGNGRIMLTERGTTFGYGRLVNDMRSVPIMQSLGTPVIYDATHSVQLPGGSTTGGQREMVPPLARAAVAAGCDGLFFETHPDPDRALSDGPNMVPLSEVSQFLGPLLRIREVVTANPPLKS; translated from the coding sequence ATGCCGGAGAATCCGGTTACTATCGGCAACTACACTTGCGGCGGAGACAATCCGTTGGTGTTCATCGCCGGTCCTTGCGTGATTGAGTCGGAAGAGTCAACCTTGGCGATCGCTGTCCGTTTAGCGGAAATCGCCGCGGAACTGAATATTCCGCTGATCTTCAAAGCGAGCTTTGACAAAGCCAACCGCACCAGTCTCGAAAGTTTTCGCGGGCCCGGTTTGGAGGAAGGCTTGGCGATCTTGTCCCGCATCGCCGCCACGACCGGACTGCCCGTCACGACCGACATTCATACGGCCCAACAAGCGGAGCCGGCTGCCGAAGTATGCGCGATTCTACAAATCCCCGCATTTTTGGCGCGCCAAACCGACTTAGTCGTCGCCGCGGCACAAGCCACTGCTCGCCACGGCGGCGTTGTGAATATCAAGAAACCCCAATTCGTAGCCCCCGAGGACATGCTCCACGCTGTTAAGAAATGTGAGGCGGCCGGCAATGGTCGTATTATGCTGACCGAGCGGGGAACGACGTTTGGCTATGGCCGGTTGGTGAACGACATGCGGTCGGTTCCGATTATGCAATCACTGGGAACGCCGGTGATTTATGATGCGACGCACAGCGTGCAATTACCGGGAGGAAGTACGACGGGTGGACAGCGGGAAATGGTTCCACCCCTGGCCCGCGCTGCTGTGGCCGCTGGCTGTGACGGTCTCTTTTTCGAAACACATCCCGATCCTGATCGAGCGCTCAGCGACGGACCGAACATGGTTCCTCTGAGCGAAGTCTCCCAATTTCTCGGCCCGCTATTGCGCATTCGTGAGGTCGTCACGGCCAATCCGCCGCTCAAATCTTAA
- a CDS encoding diacylglycerol/lipid kinase family protein has protein sequence MPQTRKTAAEWVAIQANPKAGSGAQREQVGLLVDSLREQGLRPLLFKNRDRLSRVLTNPKLKSRLRCIVAAGGDGTVGDVLHRYPGCPISILPLGTENLLARYLGIPRCGRSVGEIIAAGHVRIVDLASVGERRFSLMASIGFDADVVHRLDAIRTGHVRRASYLKPIWDSLRSYQYPDLRIRLDDDPQTYTAKLVMVVNINAYALGIQPAQSARDDDGKLEVLFFERGSTFQMLRYFYKVMRGTHESLADIRTVRATRIHVESDVAVPVQIDGDPAGMTPVDIRVLPAAAQFMAPSEHDESHD, from the coding sequence ATGCCACAAACACGCAAAACGGCCGCTGAGTGGGTGGCGATTCAGGCAAATCCCAAAGCGGGGTCCGGCGCCCAGCGCGAACAGGTCGGTCTGCTTGTTGACTCATTGCGCGAACAGGGGCTGCGGCCACTGCTGTTTAAAAACCGCGACCGCCTTAGCCGTGTTTTGACAAACCCGAAGCTAAAAAGCCGTTTGCGGTGCATCGTCGCGGCTGGCGGGGATGGGACGGTGGGCGACGTTCTGCATCGATATCCCGGGTGTCCGATCTCGATTTTACCGCTGGGCACCGAGAATTTGCTGGCCCGCTACCTGGGAATCCCTCGCTGCGGACGCTCCGTCGGGGAGATTATCGCCGCCGGTCATGTGCGCATTGTGGACTTGGCCAGCGTGGGCGAGCGGCGTTTTTCCTTGATGGCCAGCATCGGTTTCGACGCGGATGTGGTGCATCGGCTGGACGCAATTCGTACGGGGCACGTTCGGCGGGCAAGTTATCTCAAACCAATTTGGGATTCTTTACGTAGTTACCAATATCCCGATTTGCGAATCCGACTCGACGACGATCCGCAAACGTATACGGCGAAACTGGTAATGGTTGTTAACATCAATGCGTATGCCTTAGGAATCCAACCGGCTCAGTCGGCTCGTGACGACGATGGAAAGCTGGAGGTGCTATTTTTTGAGCGTGGCTCGACGTTCCAAATGTTGCGGTACTTTTATAAGGTAATGCGAGGTACACATGAGTCGTTGGCGGACATACGCACAGTGCGGGCAACGCGGATTCATGTGGAATCCGACGTCGCAGTTCCGGTACAAATCGACGGTGATCCAGCCGGAATGACCCCGGTGGATATTCGCGTCTTGCCTGCGGCAGCTCAATTCATGGCTCCCTCCGAGCATGACGAAAGTCACGACTAA
- a CDS encoding mandelate racemase/muconate lactonizing enzyme family protein, translated as MRIVELIARHVRIPLKKKIEHASHVRSENDTLVVSCRLDDGSIGWGEGLPRPYVTGETIETALSQFSETDWRSQLADDFDSLADVVPLCERMKLAGSSASGQRDCFGHSVRCAVELSILDAVGRATETPLSKVTALVPEAMPIREARDEVRYSGVITAMGGIKKTIRAAAMRLYGFPDIKLKVGMDGANDPAAVALMRRVFGPDRDLRIDANEAWTCENLEDKLRPLLPYGISSVEQPVPHAAVDGLAEIRPRIDVPIMLDESLCGLDDGHRAIERGTCDLFNLRLSKCGGYINSIKLAALAHNAGLGYQLGCQVGETGILSAAGRHFAASIGGIRWVEGSYDRHLVKERLTVEDLTFKSGGRAPALIGAGLGVNIDHAAVERVTLREEHRPIG; from the coding sequence ATGCGCATTGTTGAATTGATCGCCCGTCACGTTCGCATTCCGCTGAAAAAGAAGATCGAACACGCCTCGCACGTTCGTAGCGAAAACGACACGCTCGTCGTCAGCTGCCGTCTCGATGACGGCAGTATCGGTTGGGGCGAAGGACTACCGCGCCCCTATGTCACCGGCGAAACGATCGAAACAGCCCTGAGCCAATTCTCGGAGACGGACTGGCGGTCGCAACTCGCGGATGATTTCGACAGCCTCGCCGACGTGGTTCCACTCTGCGAGCGGATGAAATTGGCCGGCAGCTCCGCCAGCGGGCAACGCGATTGCTTCGGGCATTCGGTCCGCTGCGCGGTCGAGTTGAGCATCCTCGACGCAGTCGGCCGCGCGACGGAGACTCCATTGTCGAAAGTTACTGCGCTGGTTCCCGAAGCGATGCCGATCCGCGAAGCGCGCGACGAGGTCCGCTATAGCGGCGTGATCACCGCGATGGGGGGGATTAAAAAAACAATTCGGGCGGCCGCCATGCGCCTGTACGGTTTTCCCGACATCAAATTGAAAGTCGGCATGGACGGAGCCAACGACCCGGCTGCCGTCGCCTTGATGCGGCGCGTGTTTGGACCGGACCGCGATCTACGAATCGATGCCAACGAAGCCTGGACCTGTGAAAATCTAGAGGACAAACTACGACCGTTGTTGCCGTATGGTATTAGCAGTGTCGAGCAACCCGTCCCACACGCCGCCGTCGACGGTCTGGCTGAGATCCGCCCACGAATCGATGTGCCGATCATGTTGGACGAATCGCTGTGCGGTTTAGACGACGGACACCGCGCTATCGAACGGGGCACCTGCGATCTGTTCAACCTGCGCCTCTCCAAGTGTGGCGGTTATATCAACTCCATAAAATTGGCGGCGTTGGCCCACAACGCGGGGCTGGGGTATCAATTGGGATGCCAAGTGGGAGAAACCGGAATCCTCTCCGCTGCCGGAAGGCATTTTGCGGCTTCAATTGGCGGTATTCGTTGGGTCGAAGGGAGTTACGACCGCCACCTCGTCAAGGAACGGCTGACTGTCGAAGACCTGACTTTCAAAAGCGGGGGCCGCGCCCCGGCGCTCATCGGGGCAGGATTGGGCGTGAATATTGACCACGCGGCCGTAGAGCGCGTGACATTGCGCGAGGAACATCGTCCAATAGGGTGA
- a CDS encoding arylsulfatase, which yields MLRRLFVLAIAIVPLLSTISIAAESLPKKPNIVFIMADDLGYGELSCYGQQILRTPNIDRLAAEGLKFTDVYAGSTVCAPSRCVLMTGLHTGHCRVRGNQRVPLLPDDVTVAEVLRDAGYVTGMFGKWGLGEPGTTGLPTRQGFEHWFGYLNQGNAHNYYPEYLWDNEQQFPLVGNVAEKGVASKKAIYSHDIVTDRALGFLEGVGDKPFFLYVPFTLPHVNNELRRATGDGMEVPNYGPYANEDWPNPEKGRAMMIHMLDRDVGRIMDKIRKLGLDENTLVFFTSDNGAQQEGGSKLEFFNSSGPLRGFKRDLYEGGIRVPMIARWPGVIEAGTVSDLPWAFWDFLPTAAELAGAAAPQGLDGLSVVPTLVGEDRAGHPQQQHGEMYWEFHERGSKQAVRRGKYKAVRLSPELPLELYNLETDLGETNNIADAHPELVAELEDYLTSARSESEHWPLRKRQRRRK from the coding sequence ATGCTCCGTCGTTTATTTGTATTGGCCATCGCAATTGTCCCCTTGCTCTCCACAATCAGCATTGCAGCGGAGTCGTTGCCGAAGAAGCCGAACATTGTCTTCATCATGGCGGACGATCTTGGTTATGGCGAATTGAGTTGTTATGGGCAGCAAATTCTGCGGACGCCGAACATCGACCGTTTGGCCGCCGAAGGGTTGAAATTTACTGATGTCTATGCCGGCAGCACTGTCTGTGCTCCTTCACGCTGTGTGTTGATGACCGGCCTACATACGGGGCATTGCCGCGTCCGCGGAAATCAACGCGTGCCGTTGCTCCCCGACGATGTCACCGTCGCCGAAGTGCTCCGCGATGCGGGATACGTCACCGGCATGTTTGGCAAATGGGGTTTGGGCGAACCGGGAACCACAGGCCTGCCCACTCGTCAAGGATTTGAGCATTGGTTCGGCTATCTGAACCAAGGCAACGCACATAACTATTATCCCGAATACTTGTGGGACAACGAACAACAATTTCCTTTGGTCGGAAATGTCGCCGAGAAAGGTGTCGCCAGCAAAAAGGCGATTTATTCGCACGACATCGTCACGGATCGCGCACTGGGGTTCCTTGAAGGCGTCGGGGACAAACCGTTTTTTCTGTATGTCCCGTTCACATTGCCGCACGTGAACAACGAGTTACGGCGCGCGACCGGTGATGGCATGGAGGTCCCCAACTACGGTCCGTATGCGAATGAAGACTGGCCCAACCCTGAAAAAGGGCGGGCGATGATGATCCATATGCTGGATCGCGACGTGGGACGCATCATGGATAAAATTCGCAAACTCGGTCTCGATGAGAACACGCTCGTGTTTTTCACCAGCGACAACGGTGCACAACAGGAAGGTGGCTCGAAGCTCGAATTCTTCAATAGTTCCGGTCCGCTCCGCGGCTTCAAACGGGATCTTTACGAGGGCGGAATTCGCGTACCAATGATCGCCCGCTGGCCGGGAGTGATCGAAGCCGGGACTGTGAGTGATTTGCCCTGGGCGTTTTGGGATTTTCTGCCGACAGCCGCCGAACTAGCCGGCGCCGCTGCACCACAAGGGCTCGACGGCCTTTCCGTAGTGCCCACACTGGTCGGCGAAGATCGTGCCGGACATCCACAACAGCAGCACGGCGAGATGTATTGGGAGTTCCACGAACGGGGCAGCAAACAAGCGGTCCGCCGCGGCAAATACAAAGCCGTGCGACTATCACCCGAATTGCCGCTCGAATTGTATAACCTCGAAACGGATCTGGGCGAAACCAACAACATCGCCGACGCACATCCCGAATTGGTGGCAGAGCTCGAAGATTACCTCACCAGCGCACGCAGCGAATCGGAACACTGGCCACTCAGAAAACGCCAACGCCGCCGAAAATAG
- a CDS encoding co-chaperone GroES — MKVVPLGDKVVVKRLDAEAITSGGIVLPDSAQQKPAEGRILSVGDGVLLKNGSRADPQVSEGDRVMFSSYAGTEVSVDGQELLIMNESDILAVIS; from the coding sequence ATGAAGGTTGTTCCCTTGGGAGACAAGGTGGTTGTCAAACGGTTGGATGCCGAAGCAATCACCAGCGGTGGTATCGTTTTGCCGGACAGTGCGCAACAGAAACCGGCGGAGGGCCGCATTCTCAGTGTGGGAGACGGAGTTCTATTGAAAAATGGGAGCCGCGCCGACCCGCAGGTCAGCGAAGGAGACCGTGTGATGTTTTCCAGCTATGCCGGTACGGAGGTTTCCGTCGACGGGCAAGAGCTATTGATCATGAATGAATCAGACATCCTGGCCGTGATTTCCTAA
- a CDS encoding prenyltransferase/squalene oxidase repeat-containing protein, producing MKLNTYVSAVLVACAVLLVPFVTMATAVAAEEGPAAKMVGPQLDALKKSRAQAAEFLRASQANDGSWTSPMATGITAMVTTSLLRSDVPADDPMVAKALKNLEGFIQKDGGIYFDQSNHRNYETSICVLAFDAANADGRYDKTLAGAAKFLRGLQWDEDEGLTKSDDGFGGAGYGSHERPDLSNTQFFMEALKTTGAGEDDPNIQKALLFVSRCQNLESQYNTTKFASKVNDGGFYYTIAAGGSSQAGVDPNGGLRSYGSMTYAGLKSMVYAGLDAEDKRVKAALQWITDHYTVSENPGMKQMGVYYYYHTFAKTLDVLDLQMLEDKDGGKHDWRKELAEILMQRQLENGSWLNSTPRWYEGDPNLATAYSLLALSYCQPQPVK from the coding sequence GTGAAGCTCAACACATACGTTTCAGCCGTTTTGGTCGCCTGCGCTGTTTTGTTGGTACCATTTGTCACGATGGCAACCGCCGTCGCCGCCGAGGAGGGTCCTGCTGCCAAAATGGTCGGCCCCCAACTCGACGCACTGAAAAAATCACGCGCACAGGCCGCGGAATTCCTCCGCGCCAGTCAGGCAAATGATGGCAGTTGGACCTCGCCGATGGCAACAGGCATTACTGCAATGGTCACAACGTCGCTATTACGCAGCGACGTGCCGGCCGATGATCCGATGGTCGCCAAAGCACTGAAAAATTTGGAAGGTTTCATTCAAAAGGATGGCGGAATCTATTTCGATCAGTCGAACCACCGCAATTATGAAACCAGCATCTGCGTATTAGCATTTGATGCAGCCAATGCCGATGGACGCTATGACAAGACGTTGGCCGGAGCCGCAAAATTCCTCCGCGGTCTGCAATGGGACGAAGACGAAGGCTTAACGAAATCGGACGATGGCTTTGGTGGCGCCGGTTACGGCAGCCACGAACGGCCGGACCTATCGAACACGCAGTTTTTTATGGAAGCATTAAAAACCACTGGCGCCGGCGAAGATGATCCCAACATCCAAAAAGCGTTGCTGTTTGTTTCGCGGTGCCAGAATCTGGAGTCGCAATACAACACAACGAAGTTTGCATCGAAGGTCAATGACGGCGGTTTTTATTACACAATTGCCGCCGGTGGCAGTTCGCAAGCGGGCGTCGATCCCAACGGGGGACTGCGTTCTTACGGCAGCATGACCTACGCCGGGCTCAAGAGCATGGTGTACGCCGGGTTGGATGCGGAAGACAAACGCGTCAAAGCCGCGCTGCAATGGATTACAGACCACTATACGGTCTCCGAAAACCCCGGCATGAAACAAATGGGCGTGTACTATTACTACCACACGTTCGCCAAGACGCTTGACGTTCTAGATCTGCAGATGCTGGAAGACAAAGATGGCGGCAAGCATGATTGGCGTAAGGAGTTGGCCGAGATATTGATGCAACGGCAACTCGAAAACGGGAGTTGGTTGAATTCCACGCCGCGGTGGTACGAAGGGGACCCGAATCTGGCGACCGCTTATTCGCTGTTGGCTTTAAGCTATTGCCAGCCTCAGCCGGTCAAGTAG
- a CDS encoding polysaccharide deacetylase family protein, protein MFSPLLNRLKSATSLLTGNRTQKQHPHFVVITIDNEARRERSPEAPVDRLFWGRYQGREYGIPMIMDMADAFGFPAIFFTDTLTVRSYGKEPIREVCQEVLRRGHDCALHSHPELHIPDYQDRFDYYWTDEGVRSWLGEASDYLAEFTGQPTRAYRAGGYRVSPASFRAMRDIGIEADFSSLLGHKQCMIDASYCNNAVRKYDGVYEVPVSVYHDVKGTPRKLDVNWRTPETFRWHLQEAMAAGVLCTTIFLHSWSFLKFDATWLEATEAVGVDEEAIANFQGMLEVVSETPGTQVVSSLELIDYLKANPDALNAPDTIPAIRPAAA, encoded by the coding sequence GTGTTTTCTCCACTGTTGAATCGTCTGAAATCCGCTACGTCGTTGCTGACGGGCAATCGAACGCAGAAGCAGCACCCGCACTTTGTTGTAATCACTATCGACAACGAAGCGCGTCGCGAACGGAGTCCCGAAGCGCCGGTGGATCGGTTGTTTTGGGGGCGTTATCAAGGCCGCGAATATGGCATTCCGATGATCATGGACATGGCGGATGCGTTTGGTTTTCCCGCTATCTTTTTCACGGACACTTTGACAGTACGGTCCTATGGCAAGGAGCCGATTCGGGAAGTTTGTCAGGAAGTCTTGCGCCGTGGTCACGACTGCGCGCTGCACTCGCATCCGGAGTTGCACATTCCCGACTATCAAGACCGCTTCGATTATTATTGGACGGACGAAGGGGTGCGGAGTTGGTTGGGAGAGGCGTCGGACTACTTGGCGGAGTTCACCGGCCAGCCGACACGCGCCTATCGCGCCGGCGGTTATCGCGTTTCGCCGGCGTCGTTTCGTGCGATGCGGGACATCGGGATCGAAGCCGATTTTTCATCGCTGCTGGGGCACAAGCAGTGCATGATCGATGCATCGTACTGCAACAATGCGGTCCGCAAATATGACGGCGTCTACGAGGTTCCAGTCTCGGTGTATCACGACGTCAAAGGAACGCCGCGAAAGTTAGACGTCAATTGGCGAACACCGGAAACGTTTCGTTGGCACCTACAGGAAGCGATGGCGGCGGGTGTGTTGTGCACAACGATCTTCCTGCATTCCTGGTCCTTCCTGAAATTCGACGCCACGTGGCTCGAGGCTACCGAAGCGGTGGGTGTGGACGAAGAGGCGATCGCAAATTTCCAAGGCATGTTGGAAGTCGTCAGCGAAACGCCCGGCACGCAAGTCGTCTCGTCGCTGGAGTTGATCGACTACCTAAAGGCGAACCCCGACGCTCTGAATGCCCCCGACACCATCCCCGCCATCCGTCCCGCCGCTGCATAG
- a CDS encoding tetratricopeptide repeat protein → MHTTRRPFHVVALLLAGLCVLGCGGGKQATPGSNTSAATGDGENEVTNELLFSAVSQLDVESLGISTDPESAISLINQAFVLSTEEMGEITEAASNSWSGLLTEAERNFAAGQEFTTRDGLHMWDALLSRDLAYVASGSGETELEQANALFKFVVRNLTLADRHPSDLPLTLQEIWMSGHATAADRAWAFGSLLRQLDIDSVVLTTADGDDAATQPFLVGVLLDGKVYLYDPRLGLAIPAADGNGTATLREVLAEPELLSALSVSEDRPYPLTAEQLKTARVMLIGDSAYWALRMRALEKAFIGNDRVRLYDGLQDDADQPGLINRVVQAGGDVWDRESVSVWDYPESQLAGHASMSLSQQDALRTVKDSWKAGWQEEGDDFSRQDGFTSSSQFAARLLQLTGDYEAAIKLYVQIGKTNRDFQKLQSGQVVPQLFPQESAGVGFDEGDQAEKIRKLENTKRFADFENRPAAVKEATLKGLEQYHATKIRQYRSAANDASYWVGLCQFELDKIPASKNTFELYLKSYPAGSWTTASRYGIALGQAAQGDYAAAAETLAATPESDPAYDGHQVQSRLWKQRAEAAIDSEK, encoded by the coding sequence GTGCACACTACCCGCCGCCCATTTCATGTTGTCGCACTGCTACTGGCCGGATTGTGTGTGCTTGGCTGCGGTGGTGGCAAGCAGGCTACGCCGGGATCGAATACGTCGGCAGCGACCGGTGACGGCGAAAACGAAGTCACCAATGAATTGTTGTTTAGCGCCGTTTCGCAATTAGACGTCGAGAGTTTAGGAATCAGCACCGATCCCGAGTCGGCCATCTCGTTGATCAATCAAGCCTTTGTGCTTTCCACGGAAGAAATGGGTGAAATCACTGAGGCCGCGAGCAATTCTTGGAGCGGATTGCTCACCGAAGCAGAACGAAACTTCGCCGCCGGTCAGGAATTCACCACGCGCGATGGCCTCCACATGTGGGATGCTTTGTTGTCGCGGGATCTGGCTTATGTTGCCTCCGGCAGTGGCGAGACGGAACTTGAGCAAGCGAATGCTCTGTTCAAATTTGTGGTCCGCAATTTGACGTTGGCGGATCGCCACCCCAGTGACTTGCCACTCACGCTACAAGAAATCTGGATGTCTGGTCATGCGACCGCCGCCGATCGCGCCTGGGCATTTGGTTCGTTGTTGAGGCAACTTGATATCGATAGCGTGGTGCTGACAACGGCGGATGGGGACGATGCGGCGACGCAACCGTTTCTCGTGGGCGTGTTGTTGGATGGCAAGGTGTATTTGTACGATCCGCGACTGGGACTGGCGATTCCAGCTGCCGATGGAAACGGTACCGCCACATTGAGGGAAGTGCTCGCCGAGCCTGAGTTGTTGTCCGCACTCTCTGTCAGCGAAGATCGTCCCTATCCCCTCACAGCGGAACAGCTCAAAACGGCACGCGTGATGTTGATCGGTGATTCCGCCTATTGGGCGTTACGGATGCGAGCATTAGAAAAGGCATTCATCGGTAACGATCGCGTCCGGTTGTACGACGGACTGCAGGATGATGCCGATCAGCCGGGGCTCATCAATCGTGTTGTTCAAGCCGGTGGGGATGTGTGGGATCGAGAGTCGGTCTCCGTGTGGGATTATCCCGAAAGCCAATTGGCCGGCCACGCATCGATGTCACTTTCTCAGCAGGACGCTCTACGGACTGTCAAAGATTCATGGAAAGCGGGTTGGCAGGAGGAAGGTGATGATTTCTCTCGCCAAGATGGGTTCACGTCCTCCAGTCAATTCGCTGCTCGGTTGCTGCAGCTGACGGGGGATTATGAGGCGGCGATCAAATTGTACGTCCAAATCGGCAAGACCAATCGCGACTTTCAAAAACTGCAAAGTGGTCAAGTGGTCCCCCAGCTGTTTCCGCAAGAATCCGCAGGAGTTGGTTTTGACGAAGGAGACCAGGCGGAAAAGATACGGAAATTGGAAAATACCAAAAGGTTCGCAGATTTCGAGAATCGGCCTGCGGCTGTAAAAGAGGCAACATTAAAGGGATTGGAGCAATACCACGCAACTAAAATTCGCCAATATCGGAGTGCCGCGAACGACGCTTCCTATTGGGTGGGGCTTTGCCAGTTCGAGTTGGATAAAATCCCCGCTTCGAAGAATACGTTTGAGCTGTATTTGAAGAGCTATCCTGCGGGGAGTTGGACCACCGCAAGCCGATACGGGATTGCCCTCGGACAGGCCGCCCAAGGAGACTACGCCGCCGCCGCCGAAACCCTGGCTGCCACACCGGAATCCGATCCGGCGTATGATGGCCATCAAGTCCAAAGCCGACTTTGGAAACAACGCGCAGAGGCCGCTATTGATTCCGAGAAATAG
- a CDS encoding M28 family peptidase, which yields MNCAHWNCRATRIVAVIIAAILVGTFCAPVRAAEGAHPDAKRAFGYLAQICRIGPRISGSRGMMRQQQLIGKHFAAFDCEVKYQPFDVRHPLTGNPVRMNNIIISWNPQVKERVLLGCHYDTRPLPDRDRDANQRQQGVFLGANDGASGVALFMELAHHMKNLPATCGVDFVIFDGEELVYGNRGEYFLGSTYFAENYRDHPVEERYTAGVLVDMVADRNLRIYVEKNSLKYAPNVTKSIWKSAEQVGVDEFVPRAKHEVRDDHLPLNEIAKIPTCDIIDFDYPYWHTTRDVPNSCSGKSLAKVAKVLLHWLRTYPVAQPPAK from the coding sequence ATGAATTGTGCTCATTGGAATTGCCGAGCAACCAGGATTGTAGCCGTTATTATTGCGGCGATCCTGGTCGGGACATTCTGCGCTCCAGTCCGAGCGGCAGAGGGGGCGCATCCGGATGCCAAACGGGCCTTTGGGTATCTCGCGCAAATCTGCCGCATCGGTCCACGGATCAGCGGCTCGCGGGGCATGATGCGGCAACAGCAGTTGATTGGCAAACACTTTGCCGCATTCGATTGCGAGGTGAAGTATCAGCCGTTTGATGTCCGGCATCCGCTGACCGGCAATCCCGTGCGGATGAATAACATCATCATCTCCTGGAATCCGCAGGTCAAAGAACGCGTGCTCTTGGGGTGTCATTACGATACCCGCCCGCTGCCGGATCGTGATCGTGATGCCAATCAACGTCAGCAAGGAGTGTTTTTGGGTGCAAACGATGGCGCCAGTGGAGTGGCGTTGTTCATGGAATTAGCACATCACATGAAAAATCTCCCCGCGACATGCGGTGTCGATTTCGTGATTTTCGACGGCGAGGAATTGGTCTACGGAAATCGCGGTGAATACTTTCTGGGATCGACGTACTTCGCCGAAAACTATCGCGACCATCCCGTCGAAGAGCGTTATACCGCAGGAGTTTTGGTCGACATGGTGGCCGATCGGAATCTGCGTATTTATGTCGAGAAGAATAGCCTCAAATATGCCCCAAACGTGACAAAAAGCATCTGGAAGTCAGCGGAGCAGGTGGGAGTCGACGAATTTGTGCCCCGTGCCAAACACGAGGTTCGCGACGATCATCTCCCGCTGAACGAAATCGCCAAAATCCCGACGTGCGACATCATCGACTTCGATTACCCATATTGGCATACCACGCGGGACGTTCCCAACTCCTGCTCCGGTAAGAGCCTGGCGAAGGTTGCCAAAGTCTTGTTACATTGGCTACGGACCTATCCGGTTGCCCAACCGCCGGCCAAATAA